The Streptomyces sp. NBC_01463 DNA window GACGGGCTTGAATCCGGATGTGACGAAGGCCCCCGTCGCTCCCTGGGGAGGGAGCGACGGGGGCCTTCGTTGTGCGCTCGGTGCGCCGCACCCGCGTGGCGAACGCAGGTTCGGTGTGCGGCGCGGGTGCCGGTCAGGAGCGGGAGAGAGGGCCCGCTGGGTCCGTTCCGGCGATCACATCAGAATGCTCAGCCCTGGAGGGTGGCAACCTTGGTGGCCAGCGCCGACTTCTTGTTGGCGGCGGCGTTCTTGTGGATGACACCCTTCGAGACAGCCTTGTCGAGCGCACGGGAGGCGTCGCGAACGGCCACAGTGGCCTTCTCGACGTCGCCCGCAACGACGGCCTCGCGGGCCTTGCGGATCGCGGTCTTGAGCGAGGACTTGACGGCCTTGTTACGCAGGCGCGCCTTCTCGTTCGTCTTGTTCCGCTTGATCTGGGACTTGATGTTCGCCACGAAAGAGCCTTTTCAGGTTCGTTGGATCTTCGATGTGTGTCCTGCGGCCCGAGGGTCACGGGGCACAGCTGTCCACGGTACCAGCCGCGCTCCGACCGGCCCAAACCGGTCTTCGCCCCGCAGGCGTGGGACGATGGGGGCTACGTACAGATCCGCGTACAGATCCGACCGACCCGACATCGACCCGAGACACGGCGTTCGGCGTCTCAAGAATCAGGACCCTGCGTGCCCGCGACTCCTCTCCACGTGCCCGAGCCGAGCCGTACCGACCCGGCGCTGATCCGCAATTTCTGCATCATCGCGCACATCGACCACGGCAAGTCGACCCTTGCCGACCGGATGCTCCAGCTGACCGGTGTGGTCGACCAGCGGCAGATGCGCGCTCAGTACCTCGACCGGATGGACATCGAGCGCGAGCGTGGCATCACCATCAAGTCCCAGGCGGTCCGGCTGCCCTGGGCGCCGACCACCGGTGAGGGCCAGGGCAGCACCCACGTCCTCAACATGATCGACACCCCGGGACACGTCGACTTCACCTACGAGGTCTCCCGTTCGCTCGCCGCCTGTGAGGGCACGGTCCTGCTGGTCGACGCGGCGCAGGGCATCGAGGCCCAGACGCTCGCCAACCTCTACCTGGCGATGGAGAACGACCTCACCATCGTCCCGGTGCTCAACAAGATCGACCTGCCGGCCGCCCAGCCGGAGAAGTTCTCCGAGGAGCTGGCCAACCTCATCGGCTGCCAGCCGGAGGACGTCCTCAAGGTCTCCGCGAAGACCGGTGTCGGCGTGGACGCGCTGCTCGACCGGGTGGTCCGGGACGTCCCGGCGCCCGTCGGCAAGGCGGATGCCCCGGCCCGCGCGATGATCTTCGACTCCGTCTACGACGCGTACCGCGGTGTCGTCACGTACGTCCGTGTCGTCGACGGCCAGCTGAACAAGCGCGAGCGCATCCGGATGATGTCGACCGGCGCCACCCACGAGCTGCTGGAGATCGGTGTCTCCTCCCCGGAGATGACCCCGTCCGACGGCATCGGCGTCGGCGAGGTCGGCTACATCATCACCGGCGTGAAGGACGTCCGGCAGTCCAAGGTCGGTGACACGATCACCTCCCTGAGCAACGGGGCGACCGAGGCGCTGGGCGGTTACAAGGACCCCAAGCCGATGGTGTTCTCGGGTCTGTACCCGCTGGACGGATCGGACTACCCGGACCTGCGCGAGGCCCTGGACAAGCTCCAGCTCAACGACGCCGCCCTGGTGTACGAGCCGGAGACCTCGGCCGCGCTCGGCTTCGGCTTCCGTGTCGGCTTCCTCGGCCTGCTCCACCTGGACGTGGTCCGCGAGCGGCTGGAGCGCGAGTTCGGTCTCGACCTCATCGCCACCGCCCCCAACGTGGTCTACCGCGTCGAGATGGAGGACGGCACCGAGCACACCGTCACCAACCCGAGTGAATTCCCCGAGGGCAAGATCGACAAGGTGCACGAGCCGGTCGTCCGGGCCACGGTCCTGGCGCCCAGCGAGTTCATCGGCGCGATCATGGAGCTCTGCCAGCAGCGCCGCGGCACCCTGCTCGGCATGGACTATCTCTCCGAGGACCGGGTCGAGATCCGCTACACCCTGCCGCTCGCCGAGATCGTCTTCGACTTCTTCGACCAGCTGAAGTCCAAGACCCGGGGTTACGCCTCGCTCGACTACGAGCCCACCGGCGAGCAGTCCGCCCAGCTCGTCAAGGTCGACATCCTGCTGCACGGCGACAAGGTCGACGCCTTCTCCGCGGTCACGCACAAGGACAAGGCGTACGCGTACGGCGTCCGGCTCGTCGCCAAGCTGCAGAAGCTCATCCCGCGGCAGAACTTCGAGGTGCCGATCCAGGCGGCCATCGGCTCGCGGGTCATCGCCCGTGAGACCGTCCGTGCCATCCGCAAGGACGTCCTCGCCAAGTGCTACGGCGGTGACATCTCCCGTAAGCGGAAGCTGCTGGAGAAGCAGAAGGAAGGCAAGAAGCGGATGAAGATGGTCGGCAACGTGGAGGTGCCGCAGGACGCGTTCATCTCCGTCCTGTCGACCGACGAGTCCGCCGGGGAGACCAAGGCCAAGAAGTAGTACGGAGGTGTGGGGCGAGCGGCGGCACGCAGTCGCGTCCCTCACACCTACCGGCCGGTAGACGAACGGGTCCCCGCATCGCAGAACGCTGCGCCGCGGGGGCCTGTTCGTTATGAAGCGGGGTCCCGTTGCCTCTTACGCGGGGCGTGCGGGCGCTTTACTCTGATCACGGCTTCGTAGTTACTCGCCAGTTAAACAAGCATCGTCAAGCACGCAGACGTAAGCGGAGAGCACACCCCAACCAGCAGCCCGTCGTGAAGCACTGCCGCAGGCCCGGAGGATGTCGTGAGCGACACACAGACCATGATCGAGAACCGTCCGCCCTCCGTGGCGACCCTCTTCATCGACCGGGTGGCGGCCACCCCGGACGGGGAGGCCTACCGCTACCCCGTCCCCGCAGCCGCCGGCCAGGGCCCCGACGAGTGGAAGTCCCTCAGCTGGGCGCAGGCCGCCGAGCGGGTCCACGCCGTGGCGGCCGGGCTGATCGCGCTGGGCGTGCAGCCGGAGGAGCGCGTCGCGCTCGCCGCGAGCACCCGGGTCGAATGGATCCTCGTCGACCTCGGCGTCATGTGCGCGGGCGCCGCGACCACCACGATCTACCCCTCGACCAACGCCGAGGAGTCGGCGTTCATCCTCTCCGACTCCGACAGCCGGGTACTGATCGCCGAGGACGCCACCCAGCTGGCCAAGGCCCGCGAGCGCCGTGCCGAGCTGCCGAACCTCGCCCATGTCGTCGTCATCGACGCCGAGGGCGCCGGACCGGCCGAGGGTGACCCCGAGGGCTGGGTGCTCACACTGGCCGACCTGGAGGCCCTGGGCAACGAGCACCTGGCCAAGAACCCGGCCGCGGTCACCGACCGGGTCGACGCGATCACCCCCGAACAGCTCGCGACCCTCATCTACACCTCGGGTACCACAGGCCGCCCCAAGGGCGTCCGGCTGCCGCACGACAACTGGTCGTACATGGCCAAGGCCACCGTCTCGACCGGGCTGATCACCAAGGACGACGTCCAGTACCTCTGGCTGCCGCTCGCGCACGTCTTCGGCAAGGTCCTCACCTCCGGGCAGATCGAGGTCGGCCACGTCACCGCCGTCGACGGCCGGGTCGACAAGATCATCGAGAACCTGCCGATCGTCCAGCCGACCTATATGGCCGCCGTCCCCCGCATCTTCGAGAAGGTCTACAACGGCGTCGCCGCCAAGGCCCGCGCCGGTGGCGGAGCCAAGTACAAGATCTTCCTCTGGGCGGCCGGCGTCGCCCGCGAGTACGCGAAGGTCTCCCAGGACAACTTCCGGCGCACCGGCACCGCATCCGTGCCCTTCGCGCTCGGCGCCAAGCACAAGGTCGCCGACGCCCTCGTCTTCGCCAAGATCCGCGAGGCCTTCGGCGGCCGGCTCCGCGCCTGCGTCTCCGGCTCCGCCGCGCTCGCCCCGGAGATCGGCTTCTTCTTCGCCGGCGCCGGGATCCACATCCTGGAGGGCTACGGCCTCACCGAGTCGAGCGCCGCCTCCTTCGTCAACCCGGGCGAGGCCTACCGCACCGGCACCGTCGGCAAGCCGCTCCCCGGCACCGAGGTCCGGATCGCCGACGACGGCGAGATCCTGCTGCGCGGTCCCGGCCTGATGCAGGGCTACCAGGGGCTGCCGGACAAGACCGCCGAGGTCCTGGAGGCCGACGGCTGGTTCCACACCGGCGACATCGGCGAACTCTCCGTGGACGGCTACCTGCGGATCACCGACCGCAAGAAGGACCTGATCAAGACGTCCGGCGGCAAGTACATCGCGCCGGCCGAGGTCGAGGGCCAGTTCAAGGCGGTCTGCCCGTTCGTCTCCAACATCCTGGTGCACGGCGCGGACCGTAACTTCTGCACCGCGCTGATCGCCCTCGACGAGCCCACGATCCTAGGCTGGGCCGCCGAGAACGGACTGGAGGGCAAGTCCTACGCGGACGTCGTGGCCGCCCCGAAGACCGTCGAGCTCATCGACGGATACGTGAAGCGGCTCAACGAGGGTCTGCAGCGCTGGCAGACCATCAAGAAGTTCCGGCTGCTCCCGCGCGACCTCGACATCGAGCACGGCGAGGTCACACCCAGCCTCAAGCTGAAGCGGCCGGTCGTCGAGCGTGAGTACAAGGACCTCATCGACGACATGTACGCGGGCTCCCGCGAGGCGTAGCCCGGCATACGCCCCTCCGGCGGGGCGCGGCCCGCGTCCGCCCGCCCGCTCCGGCCGGCCGCCCGAGTGGCGGCCGGTTCCGGACACCGGGCCGTCGGCGGCC harbors:
- the rpsT gene encoding 30S ribosomal protein S20, with the translated sequence MANIKSQIKRNKTNEKARLRNKAVKSSLKTAIRKAREAVVAGDVEKATVAVRDASRALDKAVSKGVIHKNAAANKKSALATKVATLQG
- the lepA gene encoding translation elongation factor 4: MPATPLHVPEPSRTDPALIRNFCIIAHIDHGKSTLADRMLQLTGVVDQRQMRAQYLDRMDIERERGITIKSQAVRLPWAPTTGEGQGSTHVLNMIDTPGHVDFTYEVSRSLAACEGTVLLVDAAQGIEAQTLANLYLAMENDLTIVPVLNKIDLPAAQPEKFSEELANLIGCQPEDVLKVSAKTGVGVDALLDRVVRDVPAPVGKADAPARAMIFDSVYDAYRGVVTYVRVVDGQLNKRERIRMMSTGATHELLEIGVSSPEMTPSDGIGVGEVGYIITGVKDVRQSKVGDTITSLSNGATEALGGYKDPKPMVFSGLYPLDGSDYPDLREALDKLQLNDAALVYEPETSAALGFGFRVGFLGLLHLDVVRERLEREFGLDLIATAPNVVYRVEMEDGTEHTVTNPSEFPEGKIDKVHEPVVRATVLAPSEFIGAIMELCQQRRGTLLGMDYLSEDRVEIRYTLPLAEIVFDFFDQLKSKTRGYASLDYEPTGEQSAQLVKVDILLHGDKVDAFSAVTHKDKAYAYGVRLVAKLQKLIPRQNFEVPIQAAIGSRVIARETVRAIRKDVLAKCYGGDISRKRKLLEKQKEGKKRMKMVGNVEVPQDAFISVLSTDESAGETKAKK
- a CDS encoding long-chain fatty acid--CoA ligase, which produces MSDTQTMIENRPPSVATLFIDRVAATPDGEAYRYPVPAAAGQGPDEWKSLSWAQAAERVHAVAAGLIALGVQPEERVALAASTRVEWILVDLGVMCAGAATTTIYPSTNAEESAFILSDSDSRVLIAEDATQLAKARERRAELPNLAHVVVIDAEGAGPAEGDPEGWVLTLADLEALGNEHLAKNPAAVTDRVDAITPEQLATLIYTSGTTGRPKGVRLPHDNWSYMAKATVSTGLITKDDVQYLWLPLAHVFGKVLTSGQIEVGHVTAVDGRVDKIIENLPIVQPTYMAAVPRIFEKVYNGVAAKARAGGGAKYKIFLWAAGVAREYAKVSQDNFRRTGTASVPFALGAKHKVADALVFAKIREAFGGRLRACVSGSAALAPEIGFFFAGAGIHILEGYGLTESSAASFVNPGEAYRTGTVGKPLPGTEVRIADDGEILLRGPGLMQGYQGLPDKTAEVLEADGWFHTGDIGELSVDGYLRITDRKKDLIKTSGGKYIAPAEVEGQFKAVCPFVSNILVHGADRNFCTALIALDEPTILGWAAENGLEGKSYADVVAAPKTVELIDGYVKRLNEGLQRWQTIKKFRLLPRDLDIEHGEVTPSLKLKRPVVEREYKDLIDDMYAGSREA